One Aspergillus oryzae RIB40 DNA, chromosome 2 genomic window carries:
- a CDS encoding uncharacterized protein (predicted protein), producing the protein MSDPYAQHPHYAPPGPGPEANFYAPADSVYQNPPYDYEPQNPYTQQSPPNQNYQYGSQYDLAQTPRSYPPQMSGPQQDYLNPASAGGFEQENNHRESNADYYNAPTDEQDRHHPPDSRPQEADNTSDNEGTERNLAGALAGGAGGYVLGRQSNHGLLGAVGGAILGNFVGDKMEDKPDDEEDGHHHRHHHHHGHHHHRHKHRHGHRHHSHHGHHRSHSRHSSHSGSY; encoded by the exons ATGTCTGACCCTTATGCCCAACACCCACACTACGCTCCTCCTGGTCCTGGACCCGAGGCCAACTTTTATGCGCCCGCAGATAGCGTATACCAAAACCCACCGTACGATTATGAGCCCCAGAATCCGTATACGCAGCAATCTCCTCCAAACCAAAACTACCAATATGGCTCGCAGTATGACTTAGCGCAAACACCCAGGTCTTATCCCCCTCAAATGTCGGGCCCACAGCAAGACTACCTCAATCCGGCTTCTGCGGGAGGCTTTGAGCAGGAAAATAACCATCGAGAAAGTAACGCTGATTATTA CAACGCGCCCACCGACGAACAAGATCGGCACCATCCTCCAGACTCTCGTCCCCAAGAAGCCGACAACACTTCCGACAATGAGGGAACTGAGCGCAATCTTGCAGGGGCACTTGCTGGTGGCGCTGGTGGCTATGTTTTGGGACGCCAAAGTAACCATGGTCTTCTAGGGGCTGTGGGGGGTGCGATACTAGGGAACTTCGTCGGAGACAAGATGGAGGATAaaccagatgatgaggaggatggtcatcatcaccgtcaccaccaccaccatggccatcatcaccaccgtcACAAGCATCGTCACGGCCATCGccatcatagtcatcatgGTCATCATCGCAGTCATTCTCGGCACAGTAGCCATAGCGGTAGCTACTGA
- a CDS encoding PQ-loop repeat-containing protein (predicted protein), which produces MPPPLIQHLTQALPQHCEPSSPFFATISAYLHTCIPTPLALISSVLGTLSIVSWLFAQLPQIYKNVQLQSTSGLSIFFLVEWCLGDTSNLIGALLTRQATWQVIIASYYVLVDVTLVFQFFWYTHIKGRQGGYSSLSHSHNEGGTGGVLEGVSFSENNSVNQTPSETTADSDAKDVKGRKEPIFGSYNGQSLSYSNEKLSSSRRSMLRKSSGPSLPIASTRTVLLASMLCAVVANAAPTEPATEPHSHFLSLGFLGTLFSWMSTFLYLFSRPPQLYKNYKRKSTSGLSPLLFMAAFSGNFFYSSSLLTNPNAWYDYHPYGGGGWADSDGNNRAEWLSRAIPFFLGAFGVLFFDGFMGVQFLMYGTRDDESIIEIEDPKCGRSRWMRVRGWMRGWIPSVSPTRDAHRRTPTESQALLEEDCDRYGTV; this is translated from the coding sequence ATGCCTCCTCCTTTAATACAGCACCTGACTCAAGCGCTGCCACAACATTGTGAGCCGTCTTCGCCCTTCTTCGCTACCATTTCCGCATATCTACACACGTGCATACCTACGCCGCTCGCTCTTATATCATCAGTGTTGGGTACCCTTAGCATTGTCTCATGGCTGTTTGCACAGCTCCCCCAGATATACAAGAATGTCCAGTTGCAGTCTACGTCGGGCTTGTCCATATTCTTTCTTGTGGAGTGGTGCTTGGGAGACACTAGCAACCTGATCGGTGCTCTACTCACTCGGCAAGCTACTTGGCAAGTCATCATTGCAAGCTACTATGTCCTGGTCGATGTTACACTCGTCTTCCAGTTTTTCTGGTACACACATATCAAAGGACGTCAGGGTGGCTACAGTAGCTTGTCTCACTCACATAATGAGGGCGGAACCGGGGGGGTGTTAGAAGGGGTATCCTTTTCCGAGAACAACTCAGTCAATCAGACACCTTCAGAAACCACAGCCGATTCGGACGCGAAGGATGTGAAAGGTCGCAAAGAACCTATATTCGGTTCTTATAACGGCCAGTCCCTGTCGTATTCCAATGAGAAGCTCAGCTCATCCCGTCGGTCAATGCTCAGAAAAAGCAGCGGACCCAGCCTGCCTATTGCCTCTACGCGCACAGTTCTATTAGCATCGATGCTCTGCGCGGTTGTGGCCAACGCAGCACCAACGGAGCCAGCCACCGAACCACACTCCCATTTCCTCAGTCTGGGGTTCCTCGGCACCCTTTTCTCGTGGATGTCAACATTCCTATACCTTTTCTCGCGGCCACCACAGCTATACAAGAACTACAAGCGCAAGAGCACCTCCGGTCTATCCCCGCTGCTCTTCATGGCCGCATTCAGCGGAAACTTCTTTTACTCCTCGTCCCTCCTCACAAACCCTAACGCCTGGTACGACTATCACCCTTACGGCGGCGGCGGATGGGCCGACTCCGATGGCAACAACCGCGCCGAATGGCTAAGCCGGGCTatccccttcttccttggGGCATTCGgcgtcctcttcttcgacggCTTCATGGGCGTGCAATTCCTTATGTACGGCACGCGAGACGACGAGTCCATTATTGAGATCGAAGATCCGAAGTGCGGACGTAGTCGCTGGATGCGAGTCCGCGGCTGGATGAGAGGCTGGATCCCCTCCGTATCCCCTACCCGGGATGCCCATCGCCGCACTCCCACAGAAAGCCAGGCGCTTTTAGAAGAAGACTGTGATAGATACGGTACAGTTTAA